Proteins encoded together in one Thermococcus sp. window:
- a CDS encoding sodium-dependent transporter — protein sequence MKKVNIMMALLITGYILGIWSFLVVPKYYMVFGLKGFLISLAPAIVALFLAYNEAQSTKKTRYLIYELLFKVARVPAVMFTLLMFLLVVLGVTAYASGWSLIYLLGDNTGYIVPLAILTILLAALLLMLAKGRTLEFISGISVLMILFTIVSALLIRSKALSVVTSEQAKYYMNQAVSSITSFSQPLSFEGIIMLLASVVVAFGLGAGVYYVLGSFTPEDLDFKRVLIGVFLLQIVLSFAAAYTMAYSLGPAFQAFEKSVHNPNLSVEETYKMYSQFRALQAYATNSTAPLPQSVRVFYMIPQIIKDNIPGAGTITLFLILSFYFAGLTTLIVLLEMGTQMLSEVIQFDRTKSLASVSIVGIIISIFMAFGSVKTMLFAVPFSVGAIIALVEAYPVAKSDLASKKSAIMLSMAFLAFVGVSALYYFLKSSSDAVKLGAILGLVLLVPLLMNGMLLKGRR from the coding sequence ATGAAGAAGGTAAATATTATGATGGCCTTGCTCATTACGGGTTACATCCTCGGAATCTGGAGCTTCTTGGTGGTTCCAAAGTACTATATGGTTTTTGGCCTTAAAGGGTTCCTGATTTCACTGGCTCCAGCTATAGTTGCACTGTTTCTGGCCTACAACGAAGCCCAGAGCACCAAAAAAACGAGATATCTCATCTATGAGCTTCTCTTCAAGGTAGCAAGGGTTCCAGCCGTAATGTTTACGCTGTTAATGTTCCTTCTTGTGGTTCTCGGAGTGACCGCATACGCTTCTGGTTGGAGTCTGATTTACCTCCTCGGGGACAATACGGGATATATTGTCCCCCTCGCGATTCTGACAATACTCCTAGCGGCACTTCTCCTCATGCTAGCAAAGGGCAGAACCCTTGAGTTCATATCCGGGATTTCAGTCCTCATGATTCTGTTCACTATTGTCTCAGCACTCCTCATCAGGAGCAAGGCTCTGAGCGTCGTCACATCCGAGCAGGCGAAATACTACATGAACCAAGCAGTTTCGAGCATAACCTCCTTCAGCCAACCCCTCAGTTTTGAGGGTATCATAATGCTTCTTGCCTCTGTCGTGGTTGCATTTGGTCTCGGCGCCGGTGTCTACTACGTCTTGGGAAGCTTTACGCCGGAGGATTTGGACTTCAAGAGGGTTCTTATAGGGGTGTTTCTGCTCCAGATAGTCCTCAGCTTTGCCGCCGCTTACACAATGGCATATTCTCTCGGCCCGGCTTTCCAGGCCTTTGAGAAGAGCGTCCACAATCCCAACCTGAGCGTTGAGGAAACTTATAAGATGTACTCCCAGTTCAGAGCCCTTCAGGCGTATGCAACCAACAGTACCGCCCCTCTGCCCCAGTCTGTTAGGGTCTTTTACATGATTCCTCAGATTATTAAGGATAACATCCCCGGAGCCGGCACAATAACTCTGTTCCTCATACTGTCCTTCTACTTCGCGGGTCTTACCACGCTAATAGTCCTTCTCGAGATGGGCACCCAGATGCTCTCGGAAGTCATTCAGTTTGATAGGACTAAGAGCCTCGCAAGCGTTTCGATAGTTGGCATAATAATTTCAATATTTATGGCCTTTGGCTCGGTCAAAACGATGCTCTTTGCAGTTCCTTTCAGCGTCGGGGCAATAATCGCCTTAGTTGAAGCATATCCAGTTGCCAAGTCAGACTTAGCATCAAAAAAGAGCGCAATTATGCTCTCAATGGCTTTCCTGGCTTTCGTAGGTGTCTCCGCACTCTACTACTTCCTCAAGAGTTCCAGCGATGCTGTTAAGCTGGGGGCAATACTCGGTCTCGTCCTTCTGGTTCCGCTCCTCATGAACGGAATGCTCCTCAAGGGCCGTCGCTGA
- a CDS encoding 16S rRNA methyltransferase: MLHLVIADSELELVPKSIVEHPAVVNYARRRGKKPEEVILDSSYHHSALKKLEDGDRRGRPDIVHICLLNALESIANREGKLRVYVHTRNDKVIYIKPETRLPRNYNRFLGLMESLFKKGVVPKDLGLLRLEEKTLEELIGEIDPDEVFVMHEGGELIRPRDFGKTLAELKNPLVIVGGFPHGDFRSPVEGRKVSLYHEPLMAWTVVNEVLVNFETYFNL, translated from the coding sequence GTGCTCCACCTGGTGATAGCTGATTCCGAGCTAGAACTCGTTCCAAAGTCAATAGTAGAGCATCCCGCCGTTGTAAACTACGCCAGGAGAAGGGGCAAGAAGCCGGAGGAAGTAATCCTCGACAGCAGTTACCACCATTCGGCTCTCAAGAAGCTCGAAGACGGCGATAGGCGCGGTAGGCCGGACATAGTGCATATCTGCCTTCTCAACGCCCTTGAGAGCATAGCCAACAGGGAGGGGAAGCTTAGGGTTTACGTCCACACGAGGAACGACAAGGTAATTTATATAAAGCCCGAGACGAGGCTCCCGAGGAACTACAACCGCTTCCTCGGTTTAATGGAGAGCCTCTTCAAGAAGGGAGTTGTTCCGAAAGACCTGGGACTGTTAAGGCTGGAGGAGAAAACACTGGAAGAACTAATCGGGGAAATTGACCCGGACGAGGTCTTCGTTATGCACGAGGGAGGCGAGTTGATAAGGCCGAGGGACTTTGGTAAGACCCTAGCTGAGCTTAAGAACCCGCTCGTAATCGTTGGGGGCTTTCCCCACGGCGACTTCAGGAGCCCCGTTGAGGGCAGAAAGGTCAGCCTCTACCATGAACCCCTTATGGCATGGACTGTCGTGAACGAGGTCCTGGTCAATTTTGAGACATACTTTAACCTTTGA
- a CDS encoding universal stress protein: MVNFSELILRKFMNIAGSRYEEIMKAYQEFFLTEEELQIPVITSILFVVDRFSGDIPREVFDVLSSYPEARIDVVYLVDSALFSLIRETLGEEEAEKFRENEESLGRQILKKIEDELSKLGMDYTVEIIFADKVDFVEHETGTKDLLVISRHFGSESVKTHKVSPVVFRIVQGIEKPVIVY, encoded by the coding sequence ATGGTAAACTTCAGCGAGCTCATTCTCCGGAAGTTTATGAATATCGCTGGCTCTCGGTATGAGGAGATAATGAAGGCCTACCAAGAGTTTTTCCTGACGGAGGAAGAACTTCAGATTCCTGTGATAACTTCAATCCTATTCGTTGTTGATAGGTTTTCGGGTGATATACCAAGGGAAGTTTTTGACGTTTTATCCTCATACCCCGAGGCAAGGATTGACGTTGTTTACCTTGTGGACAGTGCCCTTTTCAGTTTAATACGCGAGACCCTTGGTGAGGAAGAGGCCGAGAAATTCAGGGAGAACGAGGAGTCCCTTGGAAGGCAGATATTGAAAAAAATAGAGGACGAGCTTTCAAAACTCGGGATGGACTATACCGTTGAGATAATCTTTGCCGATAAAGTTGACTTCGTCGAACATGAAACTGGGACTAAGGATTTACTGGTGATATCAAGGCACTTCGGTTCCGAGAGCGTGAAAACCCACAAGGTTAGCCCCGTCGTTTTCAGGATTGTTCAGGGCATTGAAAAACCCGTAATCGTTTACTGA
- a CDS encoding translation initiation factor IF-5A has translation MGDKTKVQVSKLKPGRYIIIDGEPCRIVNVTVSSPGKHGSAKARIEAVGIFDGKVRSIVKPTSAEVDVPIIDKRVGQVIAITPDTVQIMDMETYELYDVPFEGGVDEEVRDQLKEGITVEYWETLGRIQIKKVRGE, from the coding sequence ATGGGAGACAAGACCAAGGTTCAGGTCAGCAAGCTCAAGCCCGGAAGGTACATTATTATTGATGGAGAGCCCTGCAGAATTGTTAACGTGACGGTTTCTTCCCCCGGAAAGCATGGTTCCGCCAAGGCCAGGATTGAGGCCGTTGGAATCTTCGACGGCAAGGTCAGGAGCATTGTTAAGCCGACCAGCGCGGAAGTTGATGTCCCAATCATCGACAAGCGCGTTGGCCAGGTCATAGCCATAACACCAGATACAGTCCAGATTATGGATATGGAGACTTACGAGCTCTACGACGTTCCCTTCGAGGGCGGCGTTGACGAGGAAGTGAGAGACCAGCTCAAGGAGGGTATAACCGTCGAGTACTGGGAAACCCTTGGTAGGATTCAGATTAAGAAGGTCAGGGGCGAGTGA